One segment of Phycisphaerae bacterium DNA contains the following:
- a CDS encoding FHA domain-containing protein: MSAETNYPTQRTSLVRLLALHAQANPAVKELNQVVTILGAGDGADLILGSSRIDAAHCALVSLAGGIYVCDLGAPGGTLLGGRPVRWSRLGDGDEVAIGPFSFRVQVDESLDEIPVEIPVFQLRHEQTIGTIVSRSAALIIGSDPNCDVVLTGASISPRHALVVWTRDGAMVRDLTGRSSVRCNGRPVQMGAIVDGDAIGVGPYELIYELQAAVAGAASFEMEQGPVAQPRGFAPTRWLDESQVELLPSKTEAADDSSFDLAGDYAGSYENNAGDDPTCDALRREMESDEDWAEPECDETPESRSAFVEQCPPQFRERIVAAQRALDERAMKLRRELEAERAQLKAYQEKLQEQARQLLDATRQNQQGPIREEVVRHDQSFDEPVAADMEQRTAVEAAPREEGATTDHASSLQDRVSELVKLVRDEKEEMYRAENRLESMRFDIERLRGSVLRAKEKHRVQEAEHEARYADLKRGQSVIGQEREALLARMRRLESREAALVGRIQEADRMRKELDGEAERLNRAQEEHDERLRELRINLEGERHRLRVRQAELQRKAADLAKVAQARRKAIEEIVTHQHSQLREKESELKARQTAVTEAGRAELERAATDLEKLLSTRLADVESEVLSRQEKLDNWLKSIWDTAKPMTEPAGSALQPSFRVEPFVSRMPVMGPSTAAERGQMALLEKELQGLHRAVRRLEGDSDQRSVWQDVDAPAQGATAGVSGVDSSNAVFPSKFSERIASIRRGLMDLGSLESRKSTFHPEKSVGIEY; the protein is encoded by the coding sequence GTGAGCGCGGAAACGAATTATCCAACCCAGCGTACTTCCCTCGTTCGTTTGTTGGCCCTGCACGCGCAGGCGAATCCCGCGGTCAAGGAGCTGAATCAGGTCGTCACGATTCTCGGCGCGGGCGACGGCGCGGACCTGATCCTTGGATCGAGCCGTATCGATGCGGCGCATTGCGCCCTGGTCTCGCTGGCGGGCGGGATTTACGTCTGCGATCTCGGCGCGCCCGGCGGCACGCTCCTGGGCGGGCGACCGGTTCGTTGGTCGCGCCTGGGCGATGGCGATGAAGTGGCGATCGGGCCATTCTCGTTTCGCGTGCAGGTGGACGAGAGTCTGGACGAGATTCCCGTTGAAATCCCCGTGTTCCAGCTTCGCCATGAGCAGACGATCGGGACGATCGTGAGCCGAAGCGCGGCGTTAATCATCGGCAGCGATCCGAACTGCGACGTCGTGCTGACCGGCGCATCGATTTCGCCGAGGCACGCGCTGGTGGTGTGGACGCGCGACGGCGCCATGGTTCGCGATCTCACCGGGCGATCGAGCGTGCGCTGCAACGGCCGGCCCGTTCAAATGGGCGCGATCGTGGACGGCGATGCGATCGGCGTCGGCCCGTACGAACTGATTTATGAGTTACAGGCGGCAGTGGCGGGCGCGGCATCGTTCGAAATGGAACAAGGCCCGGTCGCCCAGCCGCGCGGTTTCGCACCGACCCGTTGGCTGGATGAAAGCCAGGTCGAGTTGCTGCCGTCGAAGACGGAGGCCGCCGACGATTCGTCTTTCGATCTCGCCGGAGATTACGCCGGTTCGTACGAAAACAACGCCGGCGATGACCCGACCTGCGACGCGCTGCGGCGCGAGATGGAGAGCGACGAGGATTGGGCGGAGCCGGAGTGCGACGAGACACCCGAGAGCCGTAGCGCCTTCGTGGAGCAATGCCCCCCGCAATTTCGCGAGCGAATCGTCGCGGCGCAGCGTGCCCTCGACGAGCGGGCGATGAAATTGCGCCGGGAATTGGAGGCGGAGCGTGCGCAGCTCAAGGCCTATCAGGAAAAACTCCAGGAACAGGCCCGCCAGCTTCTGGATGCCACGCGGCAGAATCAACAGGGACCGATCCGCGAGGAGGTCGTGCGTCATGATCAATCCTTCGACGAACCGGTCGCCGCCGACATGGAACAGCGGACAGCCGTCGAGGCTGCCCCTCGCGAAGAGGGGGCCACAACCGACCACGCGTCTTCACTTCAGGATCGCGTGAGTGAGCTGGTCAAGCTCGTCCGCGACGAAAAGGAGGAAATGTATCGCGCCGAGAACCGCCTCGAATCCATGCGTTTTGACATCGAGCGGTTGCGGGGCTCCGTCCTTCGCGCCAAAGAAAAGCACCGCGTTCAGGAGGCCGAACACGAGGCGCGCTACGCCGACCTGAAACGGGGCCAATCCGTCATCGGTCAGGAGCGCGAGGCCCTTCTGGCGAGGATGCGGCGGTTGGAGTCCCGGGAAGCCGCGCTGGTCGGCCGGATTCAGGAGGCGGACCGGATGCGCAAGGAACTCGATGGGGAGGCGGAACGACTGAATCGCGCTCAGGAGGAGCACGACGAGCGGCTACGAGAGTTGCGCATCAACCTCGAAGGCGAACGCCATCGCCTCCGCGTCCGGCAGGCCGAATTGCAGCGCAAGGCCGCGGACCTGGCCAAAGTCGCCCAGGCCCGCCGCAAGGCCATCGAAGAAATTGTCACGCATCAGCATTCCCAACTGCGCGAGAAGGAATCCGAGCTGAAGGCCAGGCAGACCGCCGTCACGGAAGCGGGTCGCGCCGAACTCGAGCGTGCGGCCACGGACTTGGAGAAACTTCTCAGCACTCGCCTCGCGGACGTCGAGTCCGAAGTTCTGTCGCGGCAGGAGAAGCTCGATAACTGGCTGAAGTCGATCTGGGATACCGCCAAGCCAATGACGGAACCCGCTGGTTCCGCGCTGCAGCCCAGCTTCCGTGTCGAGCCGTTTGTCTCCCGGATGCCGGTCATGGGCCCTTCCACCGCGGCGGAGCGCGGGCAAATGGCGCTTCTCGAAAAGGAGTTGCAGGGGCTGCATCGCGCGGTCCGCAGGCTGGAGGGAGACTCCGACCAGCGCAGCGTCTGGCAGGATGTCGACGCGCCGGCGCAGGGCGCGACAGCGGGCGTATCCGGTGTGGATTCTTCCAACGCGGTCTTTCCCTCGAAGTTCAGCGAAAGGATCGCGTCGATCCGCCGAGGGTTGATGGACCTCGGATCATTGGAGTCCAGAAAATCGACGTTCCATCCGGAAAAGTCGGTCGGAATTGAGTATTGA